In Schistocerca serialis cubense isolate TAMUIC-IGC-003099 chromosome 3, iqSchSeri2.2, whole genome shotgun sequence, the following proteins share a genomic window:
- the LOC126470039 gene encoding uncharacterized protein LOC126470039 → MVKACLDRCNRKEARFKNNFPGIDWARQFMQGHNAVLTLGLTKNIMYARAENDKEIMNAFFDNLEIEMEDVPSVNLWNYDEINLVDEPRGSKIITKRGTKYPEQIQNLSKTCNSLIVCGNAVGTLAPLILNYKAEKLWDT, encoded by the coding sequence ATGGTAAAGGCGTGCCTTGACAGATGTAACAGGAAGGAAGCCAGATTTAAAAACAACTTCCCTGGAATAGACTGGGCAAGACAATTTAtgcaagggcacaatgccgttttgACACTCGGGCTGACGAAAAACATCATGTATGCAAGAGCAGAAAATGACAAAGAAATCATGAATGCATTCTTTGACAATCTGGAGATAGAGATGGAAGATGTTCCATCTGTGAATTTGTGGAATTATGATGAAATCAATTTAGTTGATGAACCACGGGGTTCAAAAATAATTACTAAAAGGGGAACAAAGTATCCTGAACAAATACAGAACTTGTCAAAAACATGCAACTCCTTAATAGTGTGTGGTAATGCAGTGGGAACACTTGCCCCCCTTATCTTAAATTACAAAGCTGAAAAATTGTGGGACACATGA